A stretch of the Uranotaenia lowii strain MFRU-FL chromosome 3, ASM2978415v1, whole genome shotgun sequence genome encodes the following:
- the LOC129751167 gene encoding zinc finger protein 267-like isoform X2, which produces MDLDQLLNRCRLCLKQHETYRIIFFDNFNEDEFYKILDLNLCQNDRLSNLICDSCYDLVERFQIFKISAGRNQAYLIALLEADYKKPVSGPINKLEPTQIDEVCIEIRSDSDSEDTCDANVQQPVALLPTITQDITHDLESPVIRSANQQVSPEDDRDSLIEVLDSQHDDDPQEETETHSVRQALSTPSEQDSSSQGPYKCKTCNKEFQLEYNLIRHTKLHTEKKPLCKICNKLISRRYFTEHLQKHVKAMKHNGTGMLKGIKKVPQQRRFPMSARTIKLEPGNPSSAQVVAPALRIVRRQPPGQHVCEICKKIMPTAHSLKRHTYIHKHAKPVCKICHKQISIRYFTEHLKRHLSKGDKYCEVCGKKFVNERCLEKHRLKHDNDK; this is translated from the exons ATGGATCTGGACCAACTTCTGAACCGCTGTCGGCTCTGTTTGAAACAACACGAAACCTATCGCATCATATTTTTCGACAATTTCAACGAGGATGAATTTTACAAGATTCTGGACTTGAAT CTGTGCCAAAATGATCGGCTCTCGAACTTGATCTGCGATAGCTGCTACGATCTCGTAGAACGGttccaaatttttaagatttctgcGGGCCGGAATCAGGCGTATCTCATAGCGTTGCTGGAAGCTGATTACAAGAAGCCGGTGTCTGGTCCAATCAACAAATTGGAACCGACACAAATTGACgaagtttgtatagaaataaGGTCTGACTCCGATTCTGAGGACACTTGTGATGCAAATGTCCAGCAGCCGGTCGCATTACTGCCAACTATTACTCAAGATATAACCCATGACTTGGAAAGCCCTGTAATTCGTTCCGCCAATCAACAAGTTTCACCTGAAGACGATAGAGATTCCTTGATTGAAGTTTTAGATTCTCAGCATGATGATGATCCACAAGAAGAGACTGAAACACACTCCGTTCGACAAGCACTGAGTACCCCCAGTGAACAGGACTCCAGCAGTCAAGGCCCTTACAAATGTAAAACTTGCAACAAAGAATTTCAGTTGGAATATAATTTAATAAGACACACTAAACTCCACACAGAAAAAAAGccactgtgcaaaatttgtaACAAGCTCATTTCTCGCCGGTATTTCACCGAACATTTGCAAAAACATGTGAAAGCTATGAAGCACAACGGTACAGGAATGCTGAAAGGTATTAAAAAAGTTCCCCAGCAAAGACGTTTCCCAATGTCTGCTCGAACCATTAAGCTTGAACCGGGAAACCCGTCGTCCGCTCAAGTAGTGGCACCAGCTTTGAGAATCGTTCGTCGACAGCCACCGGGGCAACATGtttgtgaaatctgtaaaaaaatcaTGCCCACCGCCCATAGCTTGAAAAGACATACCTACATCCACAAGCATGCAAAACCGGTGTGCAAAATTTGCCACAAACAAATCTCAATCCGATATTTCACGGAACATCTGAAGAGACACCTTAGCAAGGGTGATAAATATTGTGAAGTGTGCGGTAAAAAATTTGTGAACGAACGCTGTCTAGAGAAACATAGACTCAAGCACGATAACGATAAATAA
- the LOC129751167 gene encoding zinc finger protein 267-like isoform X1: MNHGHYNPLWYEQSCSSSNSGSLISGFGMDLDQLLNRCRLCLKQHETYRIIFFDNFNEDEFYKILDLNLCQNDRLSNLICDSCYDLVERFQIFKISAGRNQAYLIALLEADYKKPVSGPINKLEPTQIDEVCIEIRSDSDSEDTCDANVQQPVALLPTITQDITHDLESPVIRSANQQVSPEDDRDSLIEVLDSQHDDDPQEETETHSVRQALSTPSEQDSSSQGPYKCKTCNKEFQLEYNLIRHTKLHTEKKPLCKICNKLISRRYFTEHLQKHVKAMKHNGTGMLKGIKKVPQQRRFPMSARTIKLEPGNPSSAQVVAPALRIVRRQPPGQHVCEICKKIMPTAHSLKRHTYIHKHAKPVCKICHKQISIRYFTEHLKRHLSKGDKYCEVCGKKFVNERCLEKHRLKHDNDK, from the exons GATTCGGAATGGATCTGGACCAACTTCTGAACCGCTGTCGGCTCTGTTTGAAACAACACGAAACCTATCGCATCATATTTTTCGACAATTTCAACGAGGATGAATTTTACAAGATTCTGGACTTGAAT CTGTGCCAAAATGATCGGCTCTCGAACTTGATCTGCGATAGCTGCTACGATCTCGTAGAACGGttccaaatttttaagatttctgcGGGCCGGAATCAGGCGTATCTCATAGCGTTGCTGGAAGCTGATTACAAGAAGCCGGTGTCTGGTCCAATCAACAAATTGGAACCGACACAAATTGACgaagtttgtatagaaataaGGTCTGACTCCGATTCTGAGGACACTTGTGATGCAAATGTCCAGCAGCCGGTCGCATTACTGCCAACTATTACTCAAGATATAACCCATGACTTGGAAAGCCCTGTAATTCGTTCCGCCAATCAACAAGTTTCACCTGAAGACGATAGAGATTCCTTGATTGAAGTTTTAGATTCTCAGCATGATGATGATCCACAAGAAGAGACTGAAACACACTCCGTTCGACAAGCACTGAGTACCCCCAGTGAACAGGACTCCAGCAGTCAAGGCCCTTACAAATGTAAAACTTGCAACAAAGAATTTCAGTTGGAATATAATTTAATAAGACACACTAAACTCCACACAGAAAAAAAGccactgtgcaaaatttgtaACAAGCTCATTTCTCGCCGGTATTTCACCGAACATTTGCAAAAACATGTGAAAGCTATGAAGCACAACGGTACAGGAATGCTGAAAGGTATTAAAAAAGTTCCCCAGCAAAGACGTTTCCCAATGTCTGCTCGAACCATTAAGCTTGAACCGGGAAACCCGTCGTCCGCTCAAGTAGTGGCACCAGCTTTGAGAATCGTTCGTCGACAGCCACCGGGGCAACATGtttgtgaaatctgtaaaaaaatcaTGCCCACCGCCCATAGCTTGAAAAGACATACCTACATCCACAAGCATGCAAAACCGGTGTGCAAAATTTGCCACAAACAAATCTCAATCCGATATTTCACGGAACATCTGAAGAGACACCTTAGCAAGGGTGATAAATATTGTGAAGTGTGCGGTAAAAAATTTGTGAACGAACGCTGTCTAGAGAAACATAGACTCAAGCACGATAACGATAAATAA